From Chromohalobacter canadensis, one genomic window encodes:
- a CDS encoding ABC transporter ATP-binding protein, with protein sequence MTAQQQIIPLIDACNLHTYYGESHVLHGVDLTLMPGETLSLLGRNGMGKTTTLRSILGFVPPRYGEVRIKGVPAAKHRPWQLIRQGIGYVPEGRGIFPGISVREHLIMAARPNDRGESPWTLERVLDTFPRLGQRINHDGSFLSGGEQQMLSIGRALTTNPDMVILDEATEGLAPLIRDEVWKIIHEIKASGIAAIIVDKNIDNLLEVAEKHILLVKGEVIYSGGSKGLKDDPAILETHLGVA encoded by the coding sequence ATGACGGCACAGCAACAGATTATCCCACTGATCGATGCCTGCAACCTTCACACCTATTATGGCGAAAGCCATGTACTGCACGGTGTCGATCTTACTCTTATGCCTGGAGAGACGCTGAGCCTACTGGGGCGTAATGGCATGGGTAAGACCACCACGCTGAGGTCGATCCTAGGCTTCGTGCCACCGCGCTACGGGGAGGTGCGCATCAAGGGCGTGCCGGCGGCGAAGCACCGCCCCTGGCAATTGATCCGCCAGGGCATCGGTTATGTGCCGGAAGGGCGTGGCATCTTCCCGGGCATAAGCGTGCGTGAGCATCTCATCATGGCCGCTCGGCCTAACGACAGGGGCGAGTCACCCTGGACGCTGGAGCGCGTGCTGGACACTTTTCCACGGCTCGGACAGCGAATTAATCATGATGGCTCTTTCCTATCGGGGGGCGAGCAGCAGATGCTGTCGATCGGGCGTGCGCTGACTACCAATCCCGATATGGTCATCCTCGACGAGGCTACCGAGGGTCTGGCTCCGTTGATTCGTGACGAGGTGTGGAAGATTATCCACGAGATCAAGGCTTCGGGTATCGCCGCCATCATTGTCGACAAAAATATTGACAACCTGCTGGAAGTGGCCGAGAAGCACATATTGCTGGTCAAGGGCGAGGTAATCTATAGCGGCGGTTCCAAAGGCCTGAAGGACGATCCCGCGATCCTTGAGACCCACCTCGGTGTCGCCTGA
- a CDS encoding ABC transporter ATP-binding protein, translating into MSNEPILATHGLIRRFGGLVAVSDVDFDVRPGEIHAILGPNGAGKSTLINLLSGEIPPSEGQVLFHGKPIQGKSVRQIARMGIGRSHQKTNIFPRLNCLQNCELASRIHMGGVFGSWRSRQRARKVSERALEVLETCHLVHRAYTPAADMSYGEQRQLQIAMVLATAPTLMLLDEPMAGMGREETWQVTELLKSLTDRYTLVLIEHDMDSVFCLADRITVMVDGCVLESGTTDQIRTSEKVRDVYLGRHHEEATA; encoded by the coding sequence ATGAGCAATGAACCGATTCTGGCCACTCACGGGCTGATCCGTCGCTTCGGCGGTCTGGTAGCGGTCAGTGACGTTGACTTCGATGTCAGGCCAGGTGAGATCCACGCCATTCTCGGGCCCAATGGAGCCGGAAAGAGTACCTTAATCAACCTTTTGTCGGGAGAGATCCCGCCCTCAGAGGGCCAGGTACTCTTTCACGGTAAGCCGATCCAGGGCAAGAGCGTGCGCCAGATCGCCCGCATGGGTATCGGTCGCAGCCATCAGAAGACCAATATCTTCCCTCGCCTCAACTGCCTGCAGAACTGTGAGCTGGCATCTCGCATCCACATGGGAGGCGTGTTCGGCAGCTGGCGTTCCCGCCAACGGGCACGCAAGGTCAGCGAGCGGGCCCTTGAGGTGCTCGAGACCTGTCATCTGGTTCACCGCGCTTATACCCCGGCCGCCGACATGAGTTACGGCGAGCAGCGTCAGCTGCAAATCGCCATGGTGCTGGCTACAGCGCCCACCCTGATGCTACTCGACGAACCCATGGCCGGCATGGGCCGCGAGGAAACCTGGCAGGTCACAGAACTGCTCAAGAGCCTTACCGACCGCTACACTCTGGTACTTATTGAGCACGACATGGACAGTGTCTTCTGTCTTGCCGACCGCATTACTGTGATGGTGGACGGCTGTGTACTGGAGAGCGGGACCACCGATCAGATCCGTACCAGCGAGAAGGTACGTGACGTCTATCTCGGGCGCCACCACGAGGAGGCGACGGCATGA
- a CDS encoding branched-chain amino acid ABC transporter permease: protein MLHRYPRRVAIIMLALTLCVAVFPLWGPAVFGDQVDFIQEKLTLMVILALFTMSLDLLVGIVGLVSLGHALFFGVGAYTLALASPEYSAASLWWMLPLVIAVAAITAFVVGLLVIRTKGIFFIMSTLAFGQMFFYLISTSQFAGGTDGLFIMFRPSVTFGETTLLDLSNPQTFFYFCLGLLIVGYLFMRWLTRSYFGQVLDGIHDNEHRMQALGYATSGYKLVAFVIAGVLAAIAGMLAAMQYGFANPVQLGWHTSGEVLMMLILGGIGTIFGPILGAFAYEILLYVYEHLTVHWPILMGLTIIASVLVLPRGIAGLIIAPPWNRKKTPVAKEQAAESVIPPNSIQHNEG from the coding sequence ATGCTGCATCGTTATCCGAGACGCGTCGCTATCATCATGCTGGCATTGACGCTCTGCGTAGCCGTATTCCCCCTGTGGGGCCCGGCTGTTTTCGGCGATCAGGTAGATTTCATTCAGGAGAAGCTTACACTGATGGTGATCCTAGCATTATTCACCATGAGCTTGGACCTGCTGGTGGGTATCGTCGGGCTAGTCAGTTTGGGGCATGCTCTGTTCTTTGGGGTCGGTGCCTACACACTGGCCTTGGCTAGCCCTGAATATAGTGCCGCCTCCCTATGGTGGATGTTGCCATTGGTCATTGCTGTCGCGGCGATAACGGCATTCGTGGTCGGCCTGCTGGTGATCCGGACCAAGGGCATTTTCTTCATCATGTCCACCCTGGCCTTCGGCCAAATGTTCTTCTATCTGATAAGCACTTCGCAATTCGCTGGTGGTACGGACGGCCTCTTCATCATGTTTCGCCCGAGCGTCACATTCGGCGAAACGACACTGCTGGATCTGAGTAATCCGCAGACGTTCTTCTACTTCTGCTTGGGATTGTTAATTGTCGGCTACCTGTTCATGCGCTGGCTGACTCGTTCTTACTTCGGCCAGGTGCTTGACGGCATCCATGACAACGAGCACCGCATGCAGGCGCTTGGCTATGCAACCAGTGGCTACAAGCTGGTAGCCTTTGTGATCGCCGGGGTCCTCGCCGCCATTGCCGGTATGCTGGCTGCTATGCAGTATGGCTTCGCCAACCCTGTACAGCTCGGCTGGCACACCTCTGGTGAGGTGCTGATGATGTTGATTCTTGGCGGCATAGGTACCATCTTCGGCCCAATCCTCGGCGCCTTCGCCTACGAGATCCTGCTATACGTTTACGAACACCTGACCGTGCACTGGCCGATTCTGATGGGCCTTACCATCATAGCCTCCGTGTTGGTGCTGCCCCGAGGTATTGCCGGGCTGATTATTGCCCCGCCTTGGAACCGCAAGAAAACGCCGGTCGCAAAGGAGCAGGCCGCAGAATCAGTCATTCCGCCCAACAGCATTCAGCACAATGAGGGGTAA
- a CDS encoding branched-chain amino acid ABC transporter permease, whose translation MNLAFFGVQLLNGLQYGLLLFLIASGLTLIFGIMGIINLAHGAMYMIGAYLVYDLTLRLGNFWLAIVVAVPIAVALGLIIERLFLDTLYKRDHLYQVLLTFGLILVINEVQRIIWGGDVHSVAVPSPFDTSLQLTSNLQYSVYRLFLMGVCLALAAVIYWVIRHTRLGIIIRAGAVDRDMVEGLGINVRTLFTLIFSAGVALTAFAGMIAAPLSTIAPGMGDSILITCFVVVVIGGIGSIKGAFWGAILIGMAETFGSVLIPSLASMVIYLIMAAVLLVKPRGLFA comes from the coding sequence ATGAATCTCGCGTTTTTTGGCGTGCAGCTCCTTAATGGGCTGCAGTACGGGCTATTGCTATTCCTTATCGCCAGTGGCCTGACCCTGATCTTTGGCATCATGGGTATCATCAACCTAGCCCATGGCGCTATGTACATGATCGGGGCCTACTTGGTCTATGACCTGACCCTGCGCCTGGGGAACTTCTGGCTGGCAATTGTCGTAGCTGTGCCGATTGCCGTTGCCTTGGGGTTGATTATCGAACGTCTCTTCCTTGACACGCTTTACAAGCGCGATCACCTCTATCAGGTGCTGCTGACTTTCGGCCTGATCCTGGTGATCAACGAGGTTCAGCGCATCATCTGGGGAGGCGATGTGCATAGTGTAGCGGTGCCGTCACCCTTTGATACCAGCCTGCAGCTTACTAGTAACCTGCAATACTCGGTATACCGGCTGTTCTTGATGGGCGTGTGTCTAGCCTTGGCAGCCGTCATCTACTGGGTGATCCGACATACTCGGCTGGGTATTATCATCCGCGCTGGTGCCGTTGATCGCGATATGGTTGAGGGGCTGGGTATCAACGTACGCACTCTGTTTACCTTGATCTTTAGTGCCGGCGTAGCGCTGACGGCCTTCGCTGGAATGATCGCAGCCCCTCTGTCCACCATAGCTCCGGGAATGGGGGATAGCATCCTGATTACCTGTTTTGTCGTGGTGGTCATAGGCGGGATTGGCTCGATCAAGGGCGCCTTTTGGGGGGCCATCTTGATCGGTATGGCTGAGACTTTCGGCTCGGTACTGATCCCTAGCCTCGCCAGCATGGTGATATACCTGATCATGGCCGCTGTGCTGCTGGTCAAGCCACGCGGTCTTTTTGCCTGA
- a CDS encoding ABC transporter substrate-binding protein, protein MKHAFKNTVLASLIGTSLVASAMATASEHPVKLGLMLPYSGTYSALGEAITNGLKLAIKEQDGQLGGRDVEYVRLDSEADPSQAPQNMSRLVKGDDVDFVIGPVHSGVAMGMLRMAKKTGAITIIPNAGLEAATNQLCMPNVFRTSHSMWQDSYPMGKAAYERGHRKVVTITWDYAAGKEDVAGFKEAFTKAGGEIVEQIWVPFPSTEFQSYLSQIASIDPDAVYTFFAGGGGVSFVRDYAAAGLKESIPLLGSGFLTEGNLQALGEAGEGVMTTLHYADTLQSEANRNFVSAYQEAYGETPDAYAVHGYDTGKMLAQALYSVKGDTENKEALIEALSNVHLDSPRGPISFSDSHHPIQNIYLLEIQDGKQEVVDVAYEQLEVPDDACKM, encoded by the coding sequence ATGAAACACGCCTTCAAGAATACTGTCTTGGCCTCACTGATAGGCACCAGTCTCGTAGCCTCTGCAATGGCGACTGCGAGCGAGCATCCGGTCAAGCTGGGCCTGATGCTACCATACTCCGGTACCTACTCGGCTTTGGGCGAAGCCATTACCAATGGCCTAAAGCTCGCTATAAAGGAACAGGACGGTCAGCTCGGCGGTCGTGATGTTGAGTATGTTCGACTCGACTCCGAGGCTGATCCCTCTCAGGCGCCCCAGAACATGAGCCGTCTGGTCAAGGGTGATGATGTCGACTTCGTTATCGGTCCGGTGCATTCCGGCGTAGCTATGGGTATGCTGCGGATGGCCAAGAAGACCGGTGCCATCACCATTATTCCCAATGCTGGTTTAGAAGCTGCCACTAACCAGCTGTGCATGCCCAACGTGTTCCGCACCTCGCACAGCATGTGGCAGGACAGCTACCCGATGGGCAAGGCCGCCTATGAGCGAGGCCACCGCAAGGTAGTGACTATTACCTGGGACTATGCTGCTGGTAAGGAAGACGTGGCCGGCTTCAAGGAAGCCTTCACCAAGGCTGGAGGCGAGATCGTCGAGCAGATCTGGGTGCCTTTCCCCAGCACTGAATTCCAGAGCTATCTCAGTCAGATCGCTAGTATCGACCCTGATGCAGTCTATACCTTCTTCGCTGGCGGCGGTGGAGTGAGCTTCGTGCGCGATTACGCTGCGGCTGGGCTAAAGGAAAGTATTCCTTTACTTGGCTCAGGCTTTTTGACTGAGGGCAATCTTCAGGCGCTGGGCGAAGCAGGTGAGGGGGTGATGACCACGCTACACTATGCCGATACCCTTCAGAGTGAGGCGAATCGCAATTTCGTCTCAGCTTACCAGGAGGCCTATGGTGAGACTCCCGATGCCTACGCCGTCCATGGCTACGATACTGGAAAAATGCTTGCTCAGGCCCTGTATTCTGTCAAAGGCGATACCGAGAATAAGGAAGCATTAATAGAGGCGCTTTCCAACGTCCACTTGGATAGTCCGCGCGGCCCAATAAGCTTCTCCGACTCTCATCATCCGATCCAGAACATCTATTTGCTTGAGATCCAGGATGGCAAGCAGGAAGTCGTCGATGTTGCCTATGAGCAACTTGAGGTGCCGGACGACGCCTGCAAGATGTAA
- the benB gene encoding benzoate 1,2-dioxygenase small subunit codes for MSMSFLDIQAFVYREARLLDDRDWDTWLECYSKNVVFWMPAWDDDDRLTQDPQSEISLIYYPNREGLEDRVYRIKTERSGATSLPEPRTTHQISNLEVLSQEGDKVELRFNWHTLSHRYQQTNAYFGTSFYTLDVSGDAPLIERKTVILNNDYIHQVIDVYHV; via the coding sequence ATGAGCATGAGTTTTCTAGACATTCAGGCCTTCGTCTACCGGGAAGCGCGTCTACTTGATGATCGTGACTGGGATACCTGGCTCGAGTGTTACAGCAAGAATGTGGTGTTTTGGATGCCGGCCTGGGACGACGATGACCGGCTGACTCAGGACCCTCAGTCCGAGATCTCGCTGATCTACTACCCCAATCGTGAAGGGTTGGAGGATCGCGTCTATCGAATCAAGACCGAACGTTCCGGGGCGACCAGCCTTCCCGAGCCGCGTACCACCCATCAGATTTCCAATCTGGAGGTACTTAGTCAGGAGGGTGACAAGGTAGAGCTGCGTTTCAACTGGCACACATTGAGTCATCGCTACCAGCAGACCAACGCTTATTTCGGCACGTCTTTCTACACATTGGACGTGTCTGGGGACGCCCCGCTGATCGAGCGGAAGACGGTGATTCTCAACAACGATTACATCCACCAGGTCATAGACGTCTATCACGTCTGA
- a CDS encoding Rieske 2Fe-2S domain-containing protein: protein MTSQLDRLEERVRGAVVDDADQGIFRVHRSIFTDPDYFELEMKHIFEGNWLFLGHESQVAESGDYMTVTLGRQPVIITRDKQGELHALINACAHRGATLCRKKRGNKGTFTCPFHGWSFKNDGTLLKAKNEKAGAYPDGFKQDGSHDLKRIARFENYRGFLFGSLSSDVQPLAEHLGETTKVIDNIVDQAPEGLEILRGTSSYTFNGNWKLGAENGADGYHVSTVHWNYASTMDRRNYDAGGTKAVDADGWSKSRGGFYSYENGHMMLWTRLLNPEVRPVYSQKDWIEEQFGEARADSIVNQTRNLCLYPNVYLMDQFSTQIRVIRPLAVDKSEVTIYCFAPKGESAENRALRIRQYEDFFNVSGMGTPDDLEEFRACQNGYAGLDAEWNDLSRGAKQWIEGADENAKAIDMKPLLSGASPEDEGLYVMHHKHWVAEMLSAIDKERSQFIPTASAS from the coding sequence ATGACCTCACAACTTGATCGTCTCGAAGAGCGCGTTCGTGGTGCCGTCGTCGATGATGCCGACCAGGGTATCTTCCGCGTTCACCGCAGCATCTTCACCGACCCGGACTACTTCGAACTGGAGATGAAGCACATCTTCGAAGGCAACTGGCTGTTCCTGGGCCATGAAAGTCAGGTCGCCGAGTCAGGTGACTACATGACCGTGACCCTGGGCCGCCAGCCGGTGATCATCACCCGTGACAAGCAGGGCGAATTGCATGCCCTGATCAATGCCTGCGCGCATCGTGGCGCGACCCTGTGCCGCAAGAAACGCGGCAACAAGGGCACTTTTACTTGCCCTTTCCATGGCTGGAGCTTCAAAAACGACGGTACATTACTCAAGGCCAAAAACGAGAAAGCCGGCGCCTATCCTGACGGCTTTAAACAGGATGGCTCTCATGACCTAAAACGTATCGCACGTTTCGAGAACTATCGAGGCTTCCTATTCGGTAGTCTGAGTTCGGATGTCCAGCCGCTCGCCGAGCACCTAGGCGAAACCACCAAAGTCATCGACAACATCGTCGATCAAGCGCCGGAGGGGCTTGAGATCCTGCGTGGTACATCGTCTTACACCTTTAACGGCAACTGGAAGCTGGGGGCCGAGAATGGTGCCGACGGTTATCACGTCAGTACGGTGCATTGGAATTACGCCTCGACGATGGATCGCCGTAATTACGACGCTGGCGGCACCAAAGCAGTGGATGCCGATGGTTGGTCGAAGAGCCGGGGCGGTTTCTACTCCTACGAGAATGGCCACATGATGCTGTGGACGCGCTTACTCAATCCCGAGGTGCGTCCGGTCTACTCCCAGAAAGACTGGATCGAGGAGCAGTTCGGCGAGGCGCGTGCCGACTCCATCGTCAATCAGACCCGTAACCTGTGCTTGTATCCCAATGTGTATCTGATGGATCAGTTTTCCACGCAAATTCGTGTCATTAGACCGTTGGCCGTGGACAAGAGTGAAGTGACTATCTATTGCTTCGCGCCCAAAGGTGAATCGGCGGAGAATCGCGCGCTGCGTATCCGCCAATACGAGGACTTCTTCAACGTCAGTGGTATGGGTACTCCAGATGATCTAGAGGAATTTCGGGCTTGCCAGAACGGTTATGCCGGTCTCGATGCCGAATGGAACGATCTTTCCCGGGGCGCCAAACAGTGGATCGAGGGTGCCGATGAAAATGCCAAGGCCATCGACATGAAACCGCTGCTTAGCGGGGCCTCTCCTGAAGATGAAGGCCTGTATGTGATGCACCACAAGCATTGGGTCGCTGAAATGCTGAGCGCCATCGACAAGGAACGCAGCCAGTTCATTCCTACCGCTTCCGCATCGTAA
- the catA gene encoding catechol 1,2-dioxygenase — MTVKIYETQAVQDFLNSISGFDQEGGSERAKKIMHRFLSDLFKLIDDFDVTQEEYWTAVNLLNALGSQTQFGLLSPGLGFDHYLDMRQDAIDAEAKRTGNTPRTIEGPLYVAGAPEAEGFARLDDGSDLDAETMWLTGQVRDIDGTPIPGAKVEIWHCNSKGNYSFFDPTQSEYNMRRTIYADSEGRYTARSIIPSGYGVPEGAPTDVVLKALGRHGERPAHIHYFISAPDYQHLTTQINLAGDPYTFDDFAFATREELVIEGKHIESVAEAEKRGLEGPFTEVIFDIELAKTESADLQVRHKRARAKEDEQDAASQLASTAKV; from the coding sequence ATGACCGTCAAGATCTACGAGACCCAAGCAGTACAAGATTTCCTGAATAGCATCAGCGGCTTTGACCAAGAAGGAGGCAGCGAGCGTGCCAAAAAAATCATGCACCGCTTCCTCTCCGATCTGTTCAAGTTGATCGACGACTTCGACGTCACCCAGGAAGAGTACTGGACTGCCGTCAACTTGCTCAACGCTTTGGGTAGTCAGACACAGTTTGGTTTGCTCTCACCGGGCTTGGGCTTTGATCACTACCTGGATATGCGCCAGGACGCTATCGATGCCGAGGCCAAGCGGACTGGCAACACGCCTCGCACTATCGAAGGACCACTCTACGTCGCCGGCGCCCCCGAGGCAGAAGGCTTCGCGCGCCTGGATGACGGTAGCGATCTTGATGCCGAGACCATGTGGCTGACCGGCCAGGTGCGTGACATCGACGGCACCCCGATTCCCGGCGCCAAGGTCGAAATATGGCACTGCAACTCCAAGGGCAATTACTCGTTCTTCGACCCGACCCAGAGCGAGTACAACATGCGTCGCACCATCTACGCCGACAGCGAAGGCCGCTACACCGCGCGTAGCATTATCCCCTCCGGCTACGGCGTGCCGGAAGGCGCCCCCACCGACGTGGTACTCAAGGCCTTGGGTCGTCACGGTGAGCGCCCGGCGCACATCCACTACTTCATCTCTGCACCCGACTATCAGCACCTCACGACTCAGATCAATCTGGCTGGCGACCCCTATACATTTGACGACTTTGCCTTCGCCACTCGCGAGGAGTTGGTGATTGAAGGCAAGCATATCGAGAGTGTGGCGGAAGCTGAAAAGCGCGGTCTGGAAGGGCCATTTACCGAGGTGATCTTCGATATCGAACTGGCCAAGACCGAATCGGCTGATCTGCAAGTTCGCCACAAGCGTGCCCGTGCCAAGGAAGATGAGCAGGATGCTGCCAGTCAGCTGGCCAGCACTGCCAAGGTCTGA
- the catC gene encoding muconolactone Delta-isomerase, whose product MLFQVQMTVKLPTDMPSNQAAEIKAKEKAYSQELQHAGKWRHLWRVAGSYENVSVFDVEDNAELQEIISGLPLFPYMEINVKPLCRHPSSVHDGDA is encoded by the coding sequence ATGCTATTTCAAGTGCAAATGACCGTGAAATTGCCCACGGATATGCCGTCGAATCAGGCCGCCGAGATCAAGGCGAAGGAAAAGGCCTACTCCCAGGAACTACAGCATGCTGGGAAGTGGCGTCATTTGTGGCGTGTGGCCGGTAGCTACGAAAACGTCAGCGTATTCGATGTCGAGGACAACGCTGAACTTCAAGAAATTATCAGTGGTTTGCCGCTGTTTCCCTATATGGAAATTAACGTCAAGCCGTTGTGTCGGCATCCATCGTCGGTGCACGACGGTGACGCCTGA
- a CDS encoding muconate/chloromuconate family cycloisomerase — protein sequence MSSHSNNIGDAKDKQARLWGKTKHLSGAPMPVVIEHIETQLVDLPTIRPHKLSMATMGCQTLVIVRMRHSDGVEGLGEGTTIGGLSYGPESPESIKCNIDTYLAPLLIGQSSANINALRARMNRHVRGNTIAKSALETALLDAQGKRLEVSVATLLGGTNHDHLPVLWTLASGDTQQDIEEAFQRLDDRRHCDFKLKIGANSVDQDVNHVAMIKEALGERASIRVDINQAWDESTAVRGIAALQNAGIDLIEQPVDARDKAAMIRLSRRFNVSMLADEAVQDTRDGLDLVCGGFSGAFALKIAKSGGPLEALELAHLAQASGMELYGGTMLEGTIGTAASLHAWSTLSEMAWGTEMFGPLLLEDDIVAEPLSYHEFGVELPAGPGLGITLDEDKLTHYSRK from the coding sequence ATGAGTAGCCACTCAAACAATATTGGTGATGCTAAAGACAAACAAGCAAGACTTTGGGGCAAGACGAAACATCTTAGTGGAGCTCCCATGCCCGTTGTCATTGAACATATTGAAACTCAACTCGTCGACCTGCCGACGATTCGGCCGCACAAGCTGTCGATGGCCACTATGGGATGCCAGACGCTGGTTATCGTACGCATGCGCCACAGCGACGGCGTGGAAGGATTAGGTGAGGGCACCACTATCGGTGGCCTCAGCTATGGCCCCGAGAGCCCGGAGAGTATCAAGTGCAATATCGATACCTACTTGGCGCCGCTCCTCATTGGACAGTCGTCGGCCAATATCAATGCCCTTCGGGCGCGTATGAATCGCCATGTACGCGGCAACACCATCGCCAAGTCGGCGCTGGAAACCGCATTACTGGATGCCCAGGGAAAACGCTTGGAGGTGAGTGTTGCCACCTTGCTTGGCGGGACAAATCACGACCATTTGCCAGTGCTTTGGACGTTAGCCAGTGGTGATACGCAGCAAGACATTGAGGAGGCTTTTCAGCGGCTCGATGATCGTCGCCACTGTGATTTCAAACTGAAAATTGGTGCGAACTCGGTCGACCAGGACGTAAATCACGTCGCCATGATCAAGGAGGCGCTGGGGGAGCGGGCCAGCATTCGAGTCGATATCAATCAGGCGTGGGATGAGTCTACTGCAGTACGCGGCATCGCTGCACTACAAAACGCCGGCATCGATCTAATTGAGCAACCTGTCGACGCCCGTGATAAGGCCGCAATGATTCGTCTATCCAGACGTTTCAATGTGTCGATGCTAGCCGATGAGGCGGTACAGGATACGCGTGATGGCCTTGATCTGGTGTGCGGTGGTTTTAGTGGTGCTTTTGCACTGAAGATCGCCAAGTCGGGTGGGCCGCTGGAGGCTCTGGAGTTGGCGCACTTGGCACAAGCCTCAGGTATGGAGCTCTATGGCGGCACCATGCTCGAGGGCACGATCGGCACCGCCGCCTCGCTACATGCCTGGTCGACGCTTTCCGAGATGGCCTGGGGTACCGAGATGTTCGGCCCTCTATTGCTCGAAGACGATATCGTCGCCGAGCCGCTTTCCTATCACGAGTTCGGTGTCGAGCTGCCGGCCGGCCCAGGCCTCGGCATTACCCTCGACGAAGACAAACTTACCCACTATTCGCGTAAGTAA
- a CDS encoding LysR family transcriptional regulator has protein sequence MELHHLRCFCTVAEELNLTKAAQNLHMAQPPLTRKIKQLEEEMGAQLFVRQARGLSLTPAGQFFYEHSLQILEKVDTTIHATRHMVRSKRELFGIGFVPSVFYGQLPSLVRQLRQNDDAELTLSELTTVQQIQALKAGRIDIGFGRLRIDDPEIEQEVLFEEPMVAAVPAGHILEGTQPTIAELSNYPMVLFPASPRPSMADIVLGMFRRRGMKVNVVQETNELQTTLGLIASGFGITLVPEQVRRLQRDGISYVYLADTDITIPIICSRRKGEPLTPIMQETNAILEVLVENRRSGRYP, from the coding sequence ATGGAGCTACATCACTTGCGCTGTTTTTGCACCGTCGCCGAGGAGCTCAACCTCACCAAAGCGGCACAAAATCTGCATATGGCACAGCCACCATTAACAAGGAAAATCAAACAGTTAGAAGAGGAGATGGGGGCTCAATTGTTTGTCCGCCAGGCCCGTGGGTTGAGCCTGACACCGGCGGGACAGTTCTTTTATGAGCATTCTCTTCAGATACTTGAAAAAGTAGACACGACCATCCATGCCACGAGGCACATGGTTCGCAGCAAGCGCGAGTTATTCGGGATTGGTTTCGTACCCTCCGTGTTTTATGGGCAACTCCCCTCCCTCGTGAGGCAACTTAGACAAAATGATGATGCCGAGCTGACACTTTCAGAGCTCACCACGGTTCAGCAGATCCAGGCGCTCAAAGCGGGACGTATTGATATCGGATTCGGCCGTCTGCGAATCGACGACCCCGAGATAGAGCAGGAAGTGCTGTTTGAAGAGCCGATGGTGGCCGCTGTCCCCGCGGGCCATATATTAGAAGGTACTCAGCCCACCATAGCGGAACTATCAAACTACCCAATGGTACTTTTCCCCGCCTCACCACGCCCAAGCATGGCGGATATAGTCTTGGGTATGTTTCGTCGCCGAGGCATGAAGGTCAATGTCGTGCAGGAAACCAACGAGCTCCAAACGACGTTAGGGCTCATTGCCTCAGGCTTCGGTATCACGCTGGTACCCGAACAAGTTCGCCGCCTTCAACGCGATGGCATTTCCTATGTCTATCTCGCCGACACCGATATCACCATTCCCATCATATGCAGCCGACGAAAAGGCGAACCACTTACGCCTATCATGCAAGAAACCAACGCCATTCTAGAGGTTTTGGTCGAAAACCGGCGTAGTGGACGCTATCCCTGA